The Rhododendron vialii isolate Sample 1 chromosome 1a, ASM3025357v1 region CAGAGAAAGGAGTACCGAGCCTCTAAAAAATCTCGGAGCAATCGAGACGGATGTCCTCCTCGGCCAACCCACAAGTACCAGTTAAAAAAGTTGACCAAGTCTCCTTTCTCGGCAAAGATTGAAGCAACTCTGCCGAAGGCTGGAGTACACCTCCCGAAGTTTCAGAAGTTTGATCCTAGCACGACCGAGGCTTACACCCACCTCATCAGTTACCGCAGTACCATTTCCTGCGTAACCGACGATGACGCCATCATGTGTAAGGCTTTTTCCTCCAGTCTTGGCCACCTCGGTTTGCTGTGGTTCAATCAGCTTGAAGCAAGGTTGATCCATAGTTTTAAAGAGCTTGAGCGAGCCTTTAACTATCGATTCATCATAAGTAACAAGCAGGCAAAGGAAGAGGATGCCTTAGCCCAGATGAAGAAAAGACCAGGAGAGACGCTTCGGAAGTATGCCGAGTGATACTGGCAGTTGTTTAATGAGATACCTGGCATTGATTAGTACTGGGCAGCAAGAAACTTCAAGAATGGATTGGAAATAGGAAGCAAAATTCTGGACGAGTTGGCAATTTGGGCACCTCATGGAATGAACGAGCTAATGAGGACGGTCGAACAGTTTTGTTCATACGAAGAGTTCCTTGCCAAGCGAGAACTCCAAGGGGGACAAACTCCCACCATACCCCAAAGCCTTCATATCCCCACTCCTCAAATCCCAGCTCCTAAGCCTGTGGTTGCATCTCAGCCGAAGAAGCAAGTCAATACACTCAAGGTGGCAAATAAGAAGACTCCAAAGGCTCACGACTATATAACCGAGACAACAGTATTCAAGGAACTAATCTATTTTCTCCTTCGCACCTTGGAGCAAAAGCCTTTCTTTGTTTGGCCGAACCCACCGAAACTTAACACCGAAGTCGGCAATGATAACAGTCGGAAGAGATGCTCGTACGATAATGAGCTTGGGCATTATACCACGGCTTGCGCTCTGTACAAAGCCCTATTGGAGAACCTGGTTGCCCAGGGGCTCCTTAATGACCATATCGACTG contains the following coding sequences:
- the LOC131330925 gene encoding uncharacterized protein LOC131330925; amino-acid sequence: MPSDTGTRNFKNGLEIGSKILDELAIWAPHGMNELMRTVEQFCSYEEFLAKRELQGGQTPTIPQSLHIPTPQIPAPKPVVASQPKKQVNTLKVANKKTPKAHDYITETTVFKELIYFLLRTLEQKPFFVWPNPPKLNTEVGNDNSRKRCSYDNELGHYTTACALYKALLENLVAQGLLNDHIDWTKMPRKQPNACGQNPIPRPVGVINVIHGLVTKEATQQLRTELDKAQKFTQIFSVGSASKRLKTLERPWSITFTDRDLQCIQTPHNDALVVTVQILTHSVKRVLVDQGSSAEVMYLSLFKELKISEHPFSQSRFP